In Aspergillus luchuensis IFO 4308 DNA, chromosome 1, nearly complete sequence, the following are encoded in one genomic region:
- a CDS encoding Zn(II)2Cys6 transcription factor (COG:S;~EggNog:ENOG410PWDQ;~InterPro:IPR036864,IPR007219,IPR001138;~PFAM:PF00172,PF04082;~TransMembrane:2 (o445-467i661-680o);~go_function: GO:0000981 - DNA-binding transcription factor activity, RNA polymerase II-specific [Evidence IEA];~go_function: GO:0003677 - DNA binding [Evidence IEA];~go_function: GO:0008270 - zinc ion binding [Evidence IEA];~go_process: GO:0006351 - transcription, DNA-templated [Evidence IEA];~go_process: GO:0006355 - regulation of transcription, DNA-templated [Evidence IEA]) has translation MDGGNDSQPVTAKLRASRRRPPRASRACETCRVRKTKCDQAQPCSYCAYHSLDCFYRAAGPNEASSAAKRQAQIREAQKSKTRPSPWPDVSQSNQNGFHQSDSPDHYTPRVARSIGNINASSPTVFTPKRDDDSIVAATPELCDSASRDGLSGVNLHTNGTEFYGNSSNLAFLGNLYARARNHAETKPLTIPDNEPSFPTNGGTNAALNSLSDKAAADHLTPNSPADKQSESSQTNKAQLSIVNLLYNPKYPSHSPPQINGGAEDDRQGRKENAEDTRANAQSFVDHRYELTPLIDRLSDEAQLEIEKMFISSYFCNKHYIHPMLCKTNFMRRCENEAFVLPRRPGFLRGISKFSGLYFSVVALGAINASPHETALLDHYCNYLPYLGKPGATSKPSSLDFADYYFGKAKQALGDLFESCSLESAQALLLLSVFCQNALRPHSCFMYSGMAVRTAVAIGLASGMSSVSIDTRKEGRRTWWCIYSHEIEMCCSSGRLDSMKDLQYYQVSLPTLKATPGNLLDPDAEDDHVAMIPAMVALAQIMSEASHLLYHSPKRSMSEMSQIAMSLDNKLLAWKATLPHFLNIDAASLNDTEWAFKQKLVLRLRFYNTRILIHRPFLAASASSTESSNLFQHLHTCLDAARTSIQMQYESFLHRIYIRTWWYNTTYALYGAMILLHLVLSGFPSIRDEDLLLDVEKSLDIFESMNNIVVARRCAEMIREVLEVARACVARRRSSLVPSAAAHTSALAPPPPSNFGIDAATAAAAAATTATDPTAVQNRADNLTGIVPPGTDSDFFFSLFNQDSQPDTRAEILANLVDPTILEDFAFGSGGGDFSFFLGGS, from the exons ATGGACGGCGGCAACGACTCTCAGCCGGTGACGGCGAAACTCCGCGCTTCTCGTCGGCGCCCGCCGCGTGCTTCACGTGCCTGCGAGACTTGTCGGGTGCGCAAGACCAAG TGCGACCAAGCCCAACCGTGCTCCTATTGTGCTT ACCATTCACTGGACTGCTTCTATCGCGCTGCAGGCCCGAATGAGGCCTCATCAGCAGCAAAGAGGCAGGCGCAAATCCGAGAAGCTCAAAA ATCGAAGACCCGCCCTTCACCATGGCCAGATGTGAGCCAGAGCAACCAAAATGGCTTCCACCAAAGTGACTCTCCAGACCACTATACCCCCCGGGTTGCGCGAAGTATTGGCAATATCAATGCTAGCTCACCTACGGTTTTCACCCCTAAACGAGATGATGATAGCATAGTTG CTGCCACACCTGAGCTGTGCGACTCGGCATCCAGAGATGGGTTGAGTGGGGTCAATCTCCATACCAATGGCACGGAGTTTTATGGCAATTCGTCGAATCTTGCATTCCTGGGAAATCTATATGCTCGGGCACGTAATCATGCAGAGACCAAGCCTTTAACCATTCCCGACAACGAGCCTTCGTTCCCGACGAACGGTGGAACTAATGCGGCACTCAATTCATTATCAGACAAGGCAGCTGCAGACCATTTGACTCCCAATTCTCCAGCAGACAAGCAGTCTGAAAGCTCTCAGACGAACAAGGCACAGCTTTCGATAGTGAACCTGCTGTATAATCCAAAATATCCTAGCCACTCCCCACCGCAGATAAACGGAGGAGCCGAAGATGATAGacagggaaggaaggaaaatgCCGAAGACACCAGAGCTAATGCTCAAAGCTTTGTGG ATCACCGGTATGAATTGACACCTCTAATTGACAGGCTTTCAGACGAGGCACAACTGGAAATCGAGAAAATGTTCATCAGCAGCTACTTCTGCAATAAGCACTATATTCACCCTATGCTGTGCAAGACAAACTTTATGCGGCGGTGTGAAAATGAAGCTTTTGTCCTGCCCAGGCGGCCAGGATTTTTACGCGGAATATCGAAGTTTTCAGGACTCTATTTCTCCGTGGTAGCTCTGGGTGCCATAAACGCTAGCCCGCACGAGACAGCTCTGCTTGATCACTACTGCAATTACCTTCCCTATTTGGGCAAACCTGGTGCTACTAGCAAGCCTTCATCATTAGACTTTGCAGACTATTACTTTGGCAAGGCAAAACAAGCACTCGGTGACTTGTTTGAGAGCTGTAGCCTAGAGAGTGCACAGGCTcttttgctgctg AGTGTCTTCTGTCAAAACGCGCTGCGACCGCATAGCTGCTTCATGTACAGCGGCATGGCAGTGAGGACTGCAGTTGCTATTGGGCTGGCATCGGGCATGTCGTCTGTGTCCATTGATACGCGGAAGGAGGGCAGAAGGACTTGGTG GTGTATCTATTCTCACGAAAT TGAGATGTGCTGTTCCTCGGGGCGGTTAGACAGCATGAAAGACCTCCAATATTATCAGGTTTCACTACCAACACTGAAG GCCACGCCTGGCAACTTACTCGACCCCGATGCAGAAGACGACCATGTCGCTATGATACCAGCGATGGTAGCTCTAGCCCAAATAATGTCTGAAGCATCCCATCTCCTCTATCACTCACCGAAGCGATCTATGAGCGAGATGTCGCAGATCGCAATGAGTCTCGACAACAAATTGCTTGCCTGGAAAGCCACACTGCCGCACTTTCTAAACATTGATGCAGCTTCACTCAACGACACCGAATGGGCCTTTAAACAGAAGCTAGTGTTGAGATTAA GATTTTACAACACCCGTATCCTAATCCACCGCCCCTTCCTCGCCGCATCAGCATCCAGCACCGAGTCCTCTAATCTATTCCAACACCTACACACCTGCCTCGACGCCGCAAGAACCAGCATCCAGATGCAGTACGAGTCCTTCCTACATAGAATTTACATTCGAACCTG GTGGTACAACACAACCTACGCCCTCTACGGCGCCAtgatcctcctccacctcgtccTCTCCGGCTTCCCCAGCATTCGCGACGAagacctcctcctcgacgtCGAAAAAAGCCTCGACATCTTCGAATCCATGAACAACATCGTCGTCGCGCGCCGCTGTGCCGAAATGATCCGCGAGGTTCTCGAAGTTGCGCGCGCATGTGTCGCACGCCGTCGTTCTTCCCTCGTaccgtcagcagcagcacataCATCGGCACTagctccaccaccgccctcaaACTTCGGCATAGATGccgctactgctgctgctgctgctgctactactgcgaCTGACCCAACCGCGGTGCAAAACCGGGCGGATAACCTCACGGGAATAGTCCCACCCGGAACAGACagcgatttcttcttctcgctgtTCAACCAGGATTCACAGCCAGATACTCGTGCCGAGATATTGGCTAATTTGGTTGACCCTACGATATTGGAGGACTTTGCGTTTGGGAGTGGGGGCGGCGATTTTTCGTTTTTCTTGGGGGGGTCTTGA
- a CDS encoding uncharacterized protein (COG:Q;~EggNog:ENOG410PFEK;~InterPro:IPR015889,IPR007535,IPR000627;~PFAM:PF04444,PF00775;~go_function: GO:0003824 - catalytic activity [Evidence IEA];~go_function: GO:0005506 - iron ion binding [Evidence IEA];~go_function: GO:0008199 - ferric iron binding [Evidence IEA];~go_function: GO:0016702 - oxidoreductase activity, acting on single donors with incorporation of molecular oxygen, incorporation of two atoms of oxygen [Evidence IEA];~go_function: GO:0018576 - catechol 1,2-dioxygenase activity [Evidence IEA];~go_process: GO:0006725 - cellular aromatic compound metabolic process [Evidence IEA];~go_process: GO:0009712 - catechol-containing compound metabolic process [Evidence IEA];~go_process: GO:0055114 - oxidation-reduction process [Evidence IEA]), which translates to MSEQQSNGTTPKVTGLSERTRAKWASASTPEEIAANLPPMLDLTIENITENVMKINSMCDNPRMRYLILKLIQAAHDYIRDVGLQFDEWEQAWQFLTRVGQISTDVRHEFVLLSDILGISALVDALSYPTVPGATESSVLGPFHDEEAHSFEYGESITAEGTPGEPTIVRGWIKDTEGNAVPKALIDVWETDGNGVYDLEYDGSEDPNCRGKIFSDERGHYLFSCVKPVAYPISNDGPVGELLRKLKRHWFRPAHMHFMVAHPEYTKLITALYSRDSNFVESDTVFGVKKSLIVDYNWCEDLELAKQHNVEPIVKTIDGRESKGFWLLERDFILVKKSPPPPRKTEDLD; encoded by the exons ATGTCTGAGCAACAGTCGAACGGAACGACTCCCAAGGTCACTGGCCTCAGTGAGCGCACCCGCGCCAAATGGGCGTCCGCATCGACGCCAGAGGAGATCGCGGCCAACCTGCCCCCCATGCTCGATTTGACCATTGAGAACATCACCGAGAATGTCATGAAGATCAACTCCATGTGCGACAATCCTCGCATGCGGTACCTCATTCTGAAATTGATCCAGGCTGCCCATGACTACATCCGGGATGTCGGTCTTCAATTCGACGAATGGGAGCAAGCGTGGCAGTTCCTGACCAGA GTCGGCCAAATCTCAACCGACGTCCGCCACGAAttcgtcctcctctccgaCATCCTAGGCATCTCCGCTCTCGTCGACGCCCTCTCCTACCCCACCGTGCCTGGCGCAACCGAGTCCTCCGTGCTCGGCCCCTTCCACGACGAAGAGGCCCACTCATTCGAATACGGAGAGTCCATCACTGCAGAGGGCACCCCCGGCGAGCCCACAATCGTGCGGGGCTGGATCAAAGACACCGAAGGCAACGCCGTGCCCAAGGCTTTGATCGACGTCTGGGAAACCGACGGCAACGGCGTATACGACCTGGAGTACGACGGATCAGAGGACCCCAACTGCCGCGGAAAGATCTTCTCCGACGAGAGGGGCCACTATCTCTTCTCCTGTGTCAAGCCCGTCGCATACCCCATCTCCAATGACGGACCCGTCGGAGAGCTCCTGCGGAAGCTGAAGCGGCATTGGTTCCGTCCTGCTCATATG CACTTCATGGTCGCCCACCCCGAATACACCAAGCTCATCACGGCTCTGTACTCCCGCGACAGCAACTTCGTGGAGAGCGACACCGTCTTCGGCGTTAAGAAGAGCCTGATTGTGGATTACAACTGGTGCGAGGATCTGGAGCTGGCTAAACAGCATAACGTGGAGCCTATTGTTAAGACGATTGATGGACGCGAGTCGAAGGGGTTCTGGCTCTTGGAGCGTGACTTTATTCTTGTCAAGAAGagtcctcctccgcctcgtAAGACGGAGGATTTGGATTAG
- the NSA2 gene encoding rRNA-processing protein NSA2 (BUSCO:EOG09263ZBF;~COG:J;~EggNog:ENOG410PJ4S;~InterPro:IPR039411,IPR022309;~PFAM:PF01201): protein MKFRTERDKVLHVTYRTSERVRLTSPTHSPKAGPRPELFFHRRGITISKQRTKHTDEGNRYIERWQKQHGKRLDHDERVRKRQARESHKQSKDAQNLRGLRAKLYQQQRHKEKIQMRKRIKEQEEKNVKSSAPDEPSKTPLPQYLLDRSQATNAKALSSAIKDKRNEKAAKFAVPLPKVKGISEEEMFKVVNTGKKTHKKSWKRMITKPTFVGSDFTRRPVKYERFIRPMGLRYKKANVTHPELGVTVQLPILSVKKNPQNPLYTQLGVLTKGTIVEVNVSELGLVTTSGKVVWGKWAQITNNPDMDGTVNAVLLV from the exons ATGAAATTCCGGACGGAGAGAGATAAAGTGCTCCACGTGACTTATCGGA CCTCAGAACGAGTTCGTCTCACTTCCCCCACCCACTCCCCCAAAGCTGGGCCCCGACCCGAGCTGTTTTTCCACCGCCGGGGAATCACTATATCGAAGCAACGAACAAAGCATACTGATGAGGGAAATAGGTATATCGAACGCTGGCAGAAACAGCACGGTAAGCGGCTCGATCACGACGAGCGTGTCCGCAAGCGCCAGGCTCGTGAATCGCACAAGCAGTCCAAGGATGCGCAGAACCTGCGCGGCCTGAGGGCCAAGCtgtaccagcagcagcgccataAGGAGAAGATCCAGATGCGCAAGCGTATcaaggagcaggaagagaagaacgtCAAGTCTTCCGCTCCTGATGAGCCGTCCAAGACTCCTCTGCCCCAGTATCTGCTTGATCGGTCACAGGCCACCAACGCCAAGGCCCTGTCCAGCGCCATCAAGGACAAGCGGAATGAGAAGGCTGCTAAGTTCGCTGTGCCTCTGCCTAAGGTCAAGGGTAtcagtgaggaggagatgttCAAGGTCGTCAACACCGGAAAGAAGACCCACAAGAAGTCCTGGAAGCGCATGATCACCAAGCCTACTTTCGTCGGTAGTGACTTCACCAGACGGCCTGTCAAGTACGAACGGTTCATTCGTCCTATGGGTCTGCGTTACAAGAAGGCCAATGTTACGCA cCCCGAACTGGGTGTCACCGTCCAgcttcccatcctctccgtcaAGAAGAACCCCCAGAACCCTCTGTATACCCAACTGGGTGTCTTGACCAAGGGTACTATCGTTGAAGTGAACGTTTCCGAACTGGGGCTCGTCACCACCAGCGGCAAGGTCGTCTGGGGTAAATGGGCGCAGATCACCAACAACCCTGACATGGACGGCACTGTCAA CGCTGTCCTCCTTGTCTAA
- a CDS encoding VOC family protein (COG:E;~EggNog:ENOG410PIV7;~InterPro:IPR009770;~PFAM:PF07063), which translates to MYRLISRSSSRPLQKQIYTPSRQYNIRLYTSMDWNQDNLRAGFCHALSNMYKSEVPLYGDLVDLVWKADAEAINTSRKLGGADAIDPDEVLPSRNRVERHGAIRLGTAQELATIRRMFAVMGMYPVGYYDLSVAGFPMHATAFRPRTREALARHPFRVFTTVLRMDLLTERTRDLAQRALKQRNIFTDRLVALINHAEVQGHLTPDECKEFITEGLETFRWHSKATVTLEEYKTLKEEHPLIADIVSFPSCHINHLTPRTIDIDLVQKMMQDNGMPAKERIEGPPRRDCPILLRQTSFKALEETVYFRDANEAYVKGSHTARFGEVEQRGYALTRKGRKLYDDILSQVNREAAETAADPDKYEEILRKHFEGFPDDLHELQKQKLAYFCYRTTPKGKEGFASEEASLSQLLEDGILEFEPITYEDFLPLSAGGIFNSNLGNTSQSKRLIMEADADLDGFQQMMGAPTVDEISLYEQMQKDSLESCRVELGLKAIVA; encoded by the coding sequence ATGTATCGTTTGATCTCGCGTTCTTCGTCTCGTCCCCTTCAGAAGCAAATATATACACCCTCACGACAATATAATATACGGCTATACACCAGTATGGACTGGAACCAAGATAACCTGCGGGCCGGGTTCTGCCATGCTCTCTCGAATATGTATAAGAGCGAAGTCCCCCTTTACGGGGACCTGGTGGACCTGGTATGGAAGGCAGATGCAGAGGCAATTAATACAAGTCGGAAATTAGGAGGTGCAGATGCCATTGATCCTGACGAGGTATTGCCCTCCAGAAACCGTGTCGAGAGACATGGTGCCATCCGCTTGGGAACCGCGCAGGAGCTAGCCACGATCAGGCGTATGTTCGCTGTCATGGGCATGTATCCTGTTGGATATTATGATCTGAGTGTCGCTGGGTTCCCGATGCATGCTACCGCATTTCGACCAAGGACAAGGGAAGCCCTGGCCAGGCATCCGTTCCGAGTTTTCACAACCGTCCTGCGCATGGACTTGCTGACGGAGAGGACACGAGATCTGGCGCAGAGGGCTTTAAAACAGAGAAACATTTTCACCGACCGCTTGGTGGCTTTGATCAACCACGCTGAGGTACAGGGCCACCTCACCCCTGATGAGTGCAAGGAATTTATCACCGAAGGGCTGGAAACCTTCCGCTGGCACTCCAAGGCAACAGTGACGCTTGAAGAATACAAGACCCTCAAGGAGGAGCACCCGTTAATCGCCGACATTGTATCTTTCCCTAGCTGCCACATAAACCACCTTACTCCTCGAACCATTGATATCGACCTTGTTCAAAAGATGATGCAGGACAATGGTATGCCGGCGAAAGAGCGAATTGAAGGGCCTCCGCGACGCGATTGTCCCATCTTACTACGCCAGACTAGCTTCAAGGCCCTGGAGGAGACGGTATACTTCCGTGATGCTAATGAGGCATATGTCAAGGGATCCCATACGGCAAGATTTGGCGAAGTTGAGCAGCGTGGCTATGCTCTCACGCGGAAAGGCCGGAAGCTGTATGATGACATCCTCAGTCAGGTTaacagagaagcagcagagacaGCAGCTGACCCTGATAAATATGAGGAAATTTTGAGGAAACACTTTGAAGGATTCCCAGATGACCTCCATGAATTGCAAAAGCAGAAACTAGCATACTTCTGCTATCGAACAACACCCAAAGGTAAAGAAGGATTTGCATCAGAAGAGGCCAGTCTCAGCCAGCTATTGGAGGATGGTATTCTCGAGTTCGAGCCCATCACATATGAGGACTTTCTTCCCTTATCTGCGGGAGGTATTTTCAACTCGAATCTAGGCAACACATCGCAGTCCAAACGACTGATCATGGAGGCGGATGCCGACCTGGACGGGTTCCAACAGATGATGGGAGCTCCGACGGTCGATGAAATTAGTCTTTATGAACAGATGCAGAAGGACAGCCTTGAAAGCTGCCGGGTGGAGCTAGGATTGAAAGCGATTGTGGCGTGA
- a CDS encoding mitochondrial 54S ribosomal protein bL21m (COG:J;~EggNog:ENOG410PP2I;~InterPro:IPR028909,IPR036164;~PFAM:PF00829;~go_component: GO:0005840 - ribosome [Evidence IEA]), producing the protein MFSRTTLARALALPIEHTAARSSILAGASNTTFRACLHQATTTSYSTTTSSHPSAPLSATPRAQTSIPIEQPHFLTPQNTIPETRADVPLNKQPVAPTFDAPLKVSQSLLDMLPYLTSQKPHYITAHLHDRPYLLTEGDQLRLPFLMPKVKSGDILRFNRVSVLGSREFSLKGGEKYLDERLFECRVRVMGFESEPLRITEKTKRRRRHVQKVTSKHRYTILRVMDVKVKTAEELLQEGAVVVQSADSAANVELKE; encoded by the coding sequence ATGTTCTCTCGAACCACGCTGGCACGGGCACTTGCCCTGCCCATCGAGCACACCGCCGCCCGATCCTCCATCCTCGCCGGcgccagcaacaccaccttCCGTGCCTGCCTTCaccaagccaccaccacatcttactccacaacaacatcatcacaccCCTCCGCTCCCCTCAGTGCCACTCCCCGGGCCCAAACTTCCATTCCCATCGAACAACCTCACTTCCTGACGCCCCAGAACACCATTCCCGAAACCCGCGCCGATGTGCCTCTCAACAAACAGCCCGTGGCCCCGACCTTCGACGCTCCATTGAAAGTGTctcaatccctcctcgacATGCTGCCCTACCTCACCTCGCAAAAGCCGCACTACATTACCGCCCACCTCCACGACAGACCCTACCTGCTTACCGAGGGTGATCAGCTGCGTCTGCCTTTCCTCATGCCCAAGGTGAAATCGGGCGATATCCTTCGGTTTAACCGGGTGTCGGTGCTCGGTTCTCGTGAGTTTTCGCTCAAGGGCGGCGAGAAGTACCTTGATGAGCGGTTGTTTGAGTGCCGGGTCCGGGTGATGGGTTTCGAGTCGGAGCCTTTGCGCATcacggagaagacgaagcgGAGACGCCGTCATGTGCAGAAGGTGACGAGCAAGCATCGTTATACCATTCTGCGGGTCATGGATGTTAAGGTTAagacggcggaggagttgTTGCAGGAGGGTGCGGTTGTGGTGCAGAGTGCTGATTCTGCGGCCAATGTTGAACTTAAGGAGTAG
- a CDS encoding GMC family oxidoreductase (CAZy:AA3;~COG:E;~EggNog:ENOG410PH3P;~InterPro:IPR012132,IPR036188,IPR000172,IPR007867;~PFAM:PF05199,PF00732;~SECRETED:SignalP(1-20);~go_function: GO:0016614 - oxidoreductase activity, acting on CH-OH group of donors [Evidence IEA];~go_function: GO:0050660 - flavin adenine dinucleotide binding [Evidence IEA];~go_process: GO:0055114 - oxidation-reduction process [Evidence IEA]) has translation MMQILGTLLTLASLAALAIAHDGPDLNLFDYDQRGPLLGTWFGIPGQNATFDYVVIGGGTAGLTIASRLVKSGYLSVAVVEAGGFYEIDNGDLSVVPEYSTFFSGPDMSDFQPLVDWNFLIQPQESLGNRTLHYPRGKTLGGTSGRNYMYYHRPTIGSLHKWAEEVGDKSYEFPSMLPYYKKSVHFTPPDEKLFINSTNIQNPEAFSSTGGPLEVSSGNFVDGFGTWFRKALIALGLKQTEFNSGNLSGSGYMTLTINPINAHRSSSETSFLQSTLNSGLGPVVYHKTFAQKILFDNHRVATGVQVETAGTFGIPPVNFTLSAQKEVILSAGAIQSPHLLMVSGIGPHDQLFRFNISCISHLPGVGQNLQDHPTAGTTHRVDVPTVASLAGDDSLVESNVKQYIVNATGPLSIPGPGYFGWEKLPKPYRWRLSNESIQALSTLPDDWPETVYTPLGYPQPKNASAGQIYATISFVNVAPFSRGNISLAGPNMTTPPIINPQWLANTTDMEIMVGAFNRSRQIWAKLADLGVADPVEFTPGNNVTTYDQILDFIRGSLTTISHGSSTCKMGRKDDPMAVVDSSARVYGVQKLRVVDASSFPFLPPGAPQSTVYAFAEKIAEEILYGL, from the coding sequence ATGATGCAAATACTTGGGACCTTGCTGACCCTGGCATCTCTGGCAGCTCTGGCCATTGCACACGATGGCCCTGATCTCAACCTCTTTGACTATGACCAGCGTGGACCTCTCTTGGGGACTTGGTTCGGTATACCCGGGCAAAATGCAACGTTCGACTACGTCGTAATAGGTGGAGGCACCGCCGGGTTGACTATTGCCAGTCGACTGGTCAAGAGCGGATATCTCAGTGTGGCCGTTGTTGAAGCTGGCGGTTTCTATGAAATTGACAACGGTGACCTTTCTGTAGTCCCAGAATACTCGACCTTCTTTTCTGGACCAGATATGAGCGATTTCCAGCCTTTGGTCGATTGGAATTTCTTGATCCAACCCCAGGAGAGCCTAGGCAATCGCACACTTCATTATCCGCGTGGGAAAACGCTAGGAGGCACTTCAGGAAGAAACTACATGTATTATCATCGCCCTACCATAGGCAGTCTGCATAAATGGGCCGAAGAGGTCGGAGACAAGAGCTATGAATTTCCCAGCATGCTCCCCTACTACAAGAAATCAGTGCATTTCACTCCTCCGGATGAAAAGCTTTTCATCAATTCGACGAACATACAAAACCCAGAAGCTTTCAGCTCAACCGGTGGTCCCCTAGAAGTCTCGTCTGGTAACTTCGTCGACGGCTTTGGAACTTGGTTTCGCAAAGCACTTATTGCTCTTGGTCTGAAGCAGACTGAATTCAATAGCGGCAATCTTTCAGGCTCTGGTTACATGACCCTAACCATCAATCCTATCAATGCTCATCGATCTTCGTCAGAAACCAGCTTCTTGCAATCGACACTCAACAGTGGCCTAGGCCCTGTGGTGTATCATAAGACATTTGCGCAGAAGATCTTGTTTGATAATCATAGAGTCGCAACTGGCGTCCAGGTTGAAACGGCTGGGACCTTTGGCATCCCGCCAGTTAACTTCACCCTAAGTGCTCAGAAGGAGGTTATACTGTCGGCAGGAGCCATTCAGTCCCCTCACTTGCTGATGGTGTCAGGAATTGGCCCACATGACCAACTTTTCCGGTTCAACATCAGCTGCATCAGCCATCTACCAGGCGTGGGCCAAAACTTACAAGATCATCCCACAGCCGGAACGACGCACCGAGTGGATGTTCCGACTGTGGCCTCGTTAGCTGGCGATGATAGTCTAGTGGAGTCGAATGTCAAGCAATACATTGTGAATGCCACCGGTCCACTGTCCATCCCTGGGCCAGGGTATTTTGGATGGGAGAAACTACCCAAGCCCTACCGCTGGCGCCTCTCGAATGAATCTATCCAAGCACTCTCGACCCTACCAGATGACTGGCCAGAGACCGTGTATACCCCCCTTGGTTATCCACAGCCCAAAAATGCGAGCGCCGGTCAAATATATGCCACCATTAGCTTCGTCAACGTTGCACCTTTCTCCCGCGGTAACATATCGCTAGCGGGCCCAAACATGACAACTCCGCCTATAATTAACCCTCAATGGTTAGCGAACACCACTGACATGGAGATAATGGTGGGAGCTTTCAATCGGAGTCGCCAGATTTGGGCGAAACTGGCCGACCTGGGCGTCGCTGATCCGGTAGAGTTCACACCGGGAAACAACGTGACGACATATGACCAGATACTTGACTTCATCCGCGGATCCTTGACAACTATTTCACATGGATCCTCAACTTGCaagatgggaaggaaagatGACCCAATGGCAGTCGTGGATAGCTCCGCACGGGTGTATGGGGTTCAGAAACTGAGGGTGGTCGATGCGAGTAGTTTTCCGTTCCTACCTCCAGGGGCTCCTCAGTCAACAGTTTATGCTTTTGCGGAGAAGATCGCCGAGGAGATTCTGTACGGGTTGTGA